The nucleotide window CAGGGGCGAGCGCAGCTCGATGAAGAAGTCCAGCGCGTCCAGAGGGAGTTCGCCGCCGTGCCGGTGGCGGGTGATGGAGTCCGCGTCGACCTGCCAGTGGTCGAGTGCGAAGCGCCGTGCGGTGAAGCGGTACTCGGTCTCCGCGTCGTCGCTGCGGACCGAGTAGCGGTCGTCACCGAGCGGGGCGGGCGTGAGCAGACGTTCGTGGGCGAACTCGGCGAGACCCTTGCGGATCAGCAGCCGGGTGGCGGTGGCCCAGCGCTCGGGGGAGAGGTGGGCGACGCTGTCGGTGAGGGCCGGCATCAGGAGGGACCTCCGGTCGTGGCCTGGAACTGTTCACGGGTGCACGCGCTGAGCAGCGCGGTCTTCTCCGGCTTGGTGATCTCGCGGAGGATCTCGAAGCCGACGGCCTTGTTCAGCGCGTGCACCGCGCCGTTGCGGACGTCGGGCTCCACGACGACACGGAGCACCGAGGGGTCGGCGAACAGTTCCTTCATGACGGCCGTGATCACGGCGAGCGTGAAGCCGTGCAGCGGGGTGTCCGTGGGGGCGACCAGGAAGTGCATCCCGATGTCACCCGGCTCGGCCTCGTACAGCCCCTTGAGCTCGACCTCGGCCGGGTCGTAGCGCTCCATGAGGAAGGCGGGCTCACCGTCGTGCAGCCCGATGAACGCGTCGTGGTGCGGGTGGGAGGCGATCGCCATGTACTCGCGCTCGACGTCCTGGAGCCGGGCGTCGCCCATCATCCAGAACGACGCCTTGGGGTGGGTGACCCAGCTGTGCACCAGCTCCGCGTCGGACAGGGGGTCCAGCGGGCGGACGGTGAAGGTGCCGATGGTCCGGCTCATATCGCGAACTCCTGGAAGGCGATGGACTTCTCGACCGGGTAGTGCTCACGGCCGAGCAGTTCACCGATGATGTACGCGTTGCGGTACGCACCCATGCCCAGGTCGGGCGAGGTGATCGAATGGGTGTGCGTGCCCGCGTTCTGGAGGAAAACGCCGCGTCCGGTGCTGTCGATGCTGTAGTTGCGGGCCACGTCGAAGCGGCCCCGGCTGTCGTGTCTCAGTCGGTCGGTGATCGGCTCCAGGAAGGCCGGAGGGGTGTACCTGTATCCGGTGGCGAGGATCAGCCCGTGCGTGGTCAGGGAGTAGTCCTCACCCTGCTCCTCCTGGCGCAGACCCAGGGTGTACGTACCCGACACCTCGTCGTAACTCGCGCTGTTCAAAGCCGAGTTGGTGAGCAGACGGGTGGGTACGGGGCCCGGCAGGTTCTTCTGGTAGAGCAGGTCGAAGATGGAGTCGATGAGCTCGCCGTCGATCCCCTTGAAGAGACCCTTCTGGCTGGACTCCAGCCGGTAGCGGGCGTCCTCGGGCAGGGCGTGGAAGTAGTCCACGTACTCCGGCGACGTCATCTCCAGCGTCAGTTTGGTGTACTCCAGGGGGAAGAACCTCGGGGAGCGCGTCACCCAGTTGAGCCGGTAGCCGTGCACATCGATCTCGGAGAGCAGGTCGTAGTAGATCTCCGCCGCGCTCTGGCCGCTGCCGACGAGGGTGATGGACTCCTTCGCCTGGAGCGCCGCTTTCCCCTCCAGGTAACGGGAGTTGTGCAGCAGGTCGCCGCCCAGTCCCTGGCACGCCTCCGGGATGTATGGCGGGGTGCCGGTGCCCAGCACCAGGTGGCGGGCGCGGAAGACGCCGTCGGCGGTGCGCACGGTGTAGAGCGCGTCGCTCTCCTCGTACGTAACCGACCGGACGGTCTGGTTGAAGCGGATGCTGCTCAGTTTCGCGGCGGCCCAGCGGCAGTAGTCGTTGTACTCGGTCCGCAGGGGATAGAAGTTCTCGCGGATGTAGAAGGCGTACAGCCGGCCGCGTTCCTTGAGGTAGTTCAGGAAGGAGTACGGCGATGTCGGGTCGGCCATCGTCACGAGGTCCGACATGAACGGCGTCTGGAGGTGGGCCCCTTCGAGAAACATACCGGCGTGCCATTCGAAGTCCGGCTTGGACTCCAGGAAGACGCCGTTCAGCTCGTCGATCGGCTCGGTGAGGCACGCGAGCCCGAGGTTGAACGGTCCGAGGCCGATCCCGATGAAGTCGTGGGGGTCAGGAAGCGCGGTCAAGGGATTCTCCCAGGTACTGCTCGGCGTGGCCCGAGATCAGGTCGAGGACCGCGGTGATGTCCTGCGCGGTCGTTTCAGGGTTGAGCAGGGTGAACTTGAGGTACTGGCGGTCGCCGACCTTCGTGCCGGCGACTACGGCCTCGCCGGAGGCGAACAGGGCCTTGCGGGCGTGGAGATTGGCCCGGTCGATCTCGGCGGGTGCGGTGACGGACGCCGGGATGTAGCGGAACACCAGGGTGGAGAGCTGCGGCTCGACGACGACGTCGAACCGCGGGTCGGCGGCGAGGAGCCGCCAGCCCTCGGCGGCCAGGCCGCAGACCTCGTCGAAGAGCTCGCCCACGCCGTCCGCACCCATGATGCGCAGCGTCATCCAGAGCTTCAGCGCGTCGAATCTTCGGGTGGTCTGGAGGGACTTGTCCACCTGGTTGGGGATACGTTCCTGCGTCATCCGCTGCGGGTTGAGGTACTCCGCGTGGTACGTGGCGTGGCGCAGCGTCGCTCGGTCGCGGACCAGCACGGCCGAGGAACTGACCGGCTGGAAGAAGGACTTGTGGTAGTCCACGGTGACCGAGTCGGCCAGCGCGATGCCGTCGAGGAGGTGGCGGCGCGTGCGCGAGGCCAGCAGCCCGCAGCCGTAGGCGGCGTCCACGTGCATCCAGGTGGAGAAGCGCTCGCAGAGGGCGGCGATCTCGGGGAGCGGGTCGATGGAGCCGAAGTCGGTGGTTCCCCCGGTGGCGACGACCGCCATCGGCACGGAGCCTTCGGCGACGCACTGCTCCAGGGCGCGGGCCAGGGCGACGGTCTGCATGCGCTTGTTGCTGTCGACGGGGACGGACACGACGGAGTCGGGTCCGAGGCCGAGGAGTTTCGCGGACTTCTGGACACTGAAGTGGCTGCACTCGGAGGCGAAGATCCGCAGCCGGGTGTAGTGCTCGGGACGGGACTTGGCCTCATCGCGGGCCAGTAGGAGCGCTTGCAGGTTCGACTGCGTACCGCCGCTGGTGAAGATGCCGTCGGCGGCGGGGCCGAGGCCGATCCGCTCGGTGGTCCAGTCGATCAGCTTCCGCTCGATGAGCGTGCCGCCCCCGCTCTGGTCCCAGGTGTCCAGGGAGGAGTTGATGGCCGAGAGCACGGCCTCGCCGAGGACGGCGGGGATGACGACCGGGCAGTTGAGGTGCCCCAGATAGCGCGGGTGGTGGAAGTAGACGGCGTCGCGGAGGTAGACGTCCTCGAGTTCGTCGAGAGCGGCCGAGGCGTCCCCGAGGGGCCGGTCCAGGTCTATCGCGTCGATGACGGGTGCCAGGTCACCGACGCCAATGCCGCTGAACGGCCGGTCGGTGGCGGCGAGTTTGGCCGCGACCCGTTCGACTCCCGCGGTGACGGAGCGACGGTAGTGCTCTGCGGTCGAGTCGTTGAGCAGGTGCGAACGCATGACTGGGGTCCTCCCGGGTGAGGGGAACTTCATCGAAACCCTCCGGGCAGGAGAAAAGGGGACGAGGGCGCGATGTTGAAGTAAGGGTAGCCTAACCTAAGTTTTGACGCAGGCCTCCCCCGCTCCCCACGGAGTCCGGAAGTTGACCGGTTTACGCGTCTTCGGTGGCGTCTTCGGCGGCGGCGGCGTCTTCGGCGGTGGTTTCCGCGCGCAGCAGGTCCTCGCTGAGGCCGCGGCGCCAGTAGCCGACGAAGGTGACCCGCTTGCGCCGGAACGGGGCGGGCCCCGTTGGTGTGGCGAACCCGGCATCGGTGGTCCGAAGGAAGGTTAGCCTACCCTTTTCTCGCTCCGGGGACCCGCTCCGGGGACCCGCTCCGGGTCAGCTGTGAGCGGGCGCCCCTGCCGGATTCCGGAACGGTCGGGTCCGGAGGCGAAGAGTGCCTTACGAGTGCATTGCCCCTTCTGTGTCAACGCTTGACATGTCCCCCTCCAAATGCAGTACAACTCTTGCGCCGGTGACGAACGCTGGGGAGCCGGTCCGGTACCGACCGTCACCGCCCGGTCGCTTCGCGCACCCCTGCGAAGTGTCCGGCCCGGTGCGGTCCAAAGGCACTGAGGGTGACACACGGGATGTTCGGTCCACGCGCACGAAGAAATCTGACGACCAGCACGATCGTGGTGCTGCTGTCGGCGGGTCTGCCACAACCGGCGTTCGCCGCCCAGGTCGAGGGCAAGGCCATCGTCGACGGGGTACGGAGCTGGTTCGGGGCGGACGACGACGGTGGCGAGGGGGAGAGACCCCGGCCACCCGAGCTCCCCGACGAGGGGGTGACGGACAACCAGCGGCTCCCCGAGGGGCGCGAGGCTCCCAAGCCGAAGCGGACGGCGGAACTCACCGAGAAGCGCACCCCCAACGCCCGCTACTGGAAGCTCTCCGACGGCAGGGTCCAGGCCGAGATCTCCGGCACCCCGACGCACTACGAGTCGGGCAAGGACTGGAAGGCCATCGACACGGCGGTGCGCCCCGCCGCCCGTGACGGCTTCAGCCACGCCAACACGACCAACGTCGCCGGGACACGGTTCGGCTCGGACCCGGACCGGCTCGTCCGCTTCGCCACCGGGTCCGGACACCAGGTGACCATCGGTCTCAAGAAGCCCGCGAAGACGAAGCTCACTCCCCAGGTGGCAGGCAACGCCGTCACCTACCCCGCCGCGCTCGGCGCGGGAGCCGACCTCCGGTACACCGTGGGCCACGGCTCGGTGAAGGAGGACATCGTCCTCGCCGCCCCGCCCGCCGGGAGCGCCGCGTACACCTTCACCCTCGACACCAAGGGCCTGACGGCCGGGCAGCTCGAGAACGGCTCCATCGCCCTCTACAGCGAGAGTGGCGGACCCGGGCGCCCCGAACTGGTCATCCCCGCACCGTTCATGACGGACGCGAAGAAGAACGCGGCTTCCGCGTACGGGACGGCCTCCAGCGACGCCGTCCAGCAGAAGCTCACGGGCGCGAAGGGCTCGTACGAGCTGACCCTGCGCCCGGACGCGAAGTGGCTGGCGGCCCCGGAGCGGCAGTACCCGGTGCTGATCGACCCGACGATCTCGATCGCGCCGACGGCCACCCAGTCCCAGGACGTCATGATCTCCTCGGACGACCCCGCAGCCAACTACGACGGCAACTGGCGGCTGTCCGTCGGTGCCACCAGCCTCGGCGGCGCCTCCCGCGCCCTGGTGAGGTTCCCGCTGACCGGCGTCCCGGCCGGGGTGAAGCTGGACTCCGCCGACCTCAAGCTCTACTACGACCAGACGCACGGGTCGGGCGACACGGACGTCCCCCTGGAGGCGCACCGCGCCACCGCCGCCTGGAACGAGACCACCGCCACCTGGGCCAGTGCCAAGGACATCACGGGTGAGCTCTCCGGCACCTCCGTCGTCGTCGACGACGGCGACACCGGGACGACCGCGGCGAAGGGCGCCTGGCCGGCGTCCGGCAACACCGCGTTCACCCAGTACGCGGTCGACAAGGACTACCTTTACAACAAGGACGCGGTCGCCGGTGACACGTACACCTGGCAGCCGCAGATCCCCTCGGACGGCACCTACCGGGTCGACGTCCACAGCGTGCCCGCGGCCGACCGGGCCACCAACGCCCCGTACACCGTGGCGTTCGACGGCGGCACGAAGGCGTACACCGTCGATCAGCGCACCGGCACGGGCGGTGTCTGGAAGACGCTCGGCAGCCACCCCTTCAAGGCGGGCAGCACCGGCAAGATCGTCCTCGGTGACGGTCCGGTGACCACCTCCACCGGGGTCATCGCCGACGCCGTACGGCTGACCAAGGGCGCCACCGTCACCAAGCGGGCCGGGGTCGTCAACACCTGGCACTCCTTCGGCGTGACCGACACCGTGCAGTCCTGGATCAACGGCACCGACACCAACAACGGCTTC belongs to Streptomyces finlayi and includes:
- a CDS encoding pyridoxal phosphate-dependent decarboxylase family protein, producing the protein MRSHLLNDSTAEHYRRSVTAGVERVAAKLAATDRPFSGIGVGDLAPVIDAIDLDRPLGDASAALDELEDVYLRDAVYFHHPRYLGHLNCPVVIPAVLGEAVLSAINSSLDTWDQSGGGTLIERKLIDWTTERIGLGPAADGIFTSGGTQSNLQALLLARDEAKSRPEHYTRLRIFASECSHFSVQKSAKLLGLGPDSVVSVPVDSNKRMQTVALARALEQCVAEGSVPMAVVATGGTTDFGSIDPLPEIAALCERFSTWMHVDAAYGCGLLASRTRRHLLDGIALADSVTVDYHKSFFQPVSSSAVLVRDRATLRHATYHAEYLNPQRMTQERIPNQVDKSLQTTRRFDALKLWMTLRIMGADGVGELFDEVCGLAAEGWRLLAADPRFDVVVEPQLSTLVFRYIPASVTAPAEIDRANLHARKALFASGEAVVAGTKVGDRQYLKFTLLNPETTAQDITAVLDLISGHAEQYLGESLDRAS
- a CDS encoding GNAT family N-acetyltransferase, producing MSRTIGTFTVRPLDPLSDAELVHSWVTHPKASFWMMGDARLQDVEREYMAIASHPHHDAFIGLHDGEPAFLMERYDPAEVELKGLYEAEPGDIGMHFLVAPTDTPLHGFTLAVITAVMKELFADPSVLRVVVEPDVRNGAVHALNKAVGFEILREITKPEKTALLSACTREQFQATTGGPS
- a CDS encoding lysine N(6)-hydroxylase/L-ornithine N(5)-oxygenase family protein; this encodes MTALPDPHDFIGIGLGPFNLGLACLTEPIDELNGVFLESKPDFEWHAGMFLEGAHLQTPFMSDLVTMADPTSPYSFLNYLKERGRLYAFYIRENFYPLRTEYNDYCRWAAAKLSSIRFNQTVRSVTYEESDALYTVRTADGVFRARHLVLGTGTPPYIPEACQGLGGDLLHNSRYLEGKAALQAKESITLVGSGQSAAEIYYDLLSEIDVHGYRLNWVTRSPRFFPLEYTKLTLEMTSPEYVDYFHALPEDARYRLESSQKGLFKGIDGELIDSIFDLLYQKNLPGPVPTRLLTNSALNSASYDEVSGTYTLGLRQEEQGEDYSLTTHGLILATGYRYTPPAFLEPITDRLRHDSRGRFDVARNYSIDSTGRGVFLQNAGTHTHSITSPDLGMGAYRNAYIIGELLGREHYPVEKSIAFQEFAI